AACTAttaaacgtatttttttttccagtgtaaaaatatatttctctaaAACAGAGTTGCTCTACTATTTACGTAATTCTGACAGTTTCCTTCTTATCACgatcaatttgatttttttcgcaCTCCATCATCATTTGCTACCTTGTGTTTTGTTTTCCGcctgaaatttattatttttttaaattaatttattagttttttattttagtttttaccgaaaatatgttaaaattaaatagcATTTTACGCAGCACCTTAACTGCGCCCGTTTGGCGCGGTTCGGTACGTTTGCTGCATGTAGGCGAAGCAAACATTCTGCCAACTGCTGTcgataaaaattcaaatgaatttaaggtaaagaatttatttacaattgcaTAATTGTTTCtggaaatgttaataatttgagttaaaatggaattttagGAAAATGCGGCCGAAATGTCAAATTTGGTTAATGAACTGCGCAACATAACGAGTGAAGTGTTGACGGGCGGTGGTCCAAAGGCCATTGAACGACACACTTCCAGAGGTAAGTTGTTGGCACGTGAACGTATAAACAGATTGGTCGATACGGGGTCACCATTTTTGGAATTGAGCACTTTGGCTGGCTATCAGTTGTATGGCGATGAGGTTGTAAATTCGGGTGGTATTATTACCGGTGTAGGACGTGTGTGTGGGTAaggagaaaaataataataagaaaaggtttatgattaattttttaaatattttttccacttAGAACTGAATGTGTTATTGTTGCCAACGATGCCACCGTTAAAGGTGGTTCTTATTATCCCATTACCGTTAAGAAACACATAAGAGCCCAAGAGGTGGCTCAGGAAAATCGTTTGCCTTGTATTTATTTGGTAGATTCCGGCGGTGCCAATTTACCACGTCAAGCTGAAGTATTTCCCGATAAATTGCACTTTGGTCGCATTTTCTACAATCAGGCCAATATGTCCGCCATAGGCATTCCCCAAATTGCTGTTGTTATGGGTAGTTGTACTGCTGGCGGTGCTTATGTACCCGCTATGGCTGACGAAAGTATCATTGTCAAGAAACAAGGTACTATTTTCTTGGCTGGTCCTCCTTTAGTCAAGGCCGCTACCGGTGAAGAAGTTTCTGCTGAAGATTTAGGTGGTGCCGATTTGCATTGCAAGACTTCGGGTGTCACTGATCACTATGCCGTGGACGATGAACATGCTCTCTATTTGGCCCGACAAGTTGTCAGCAATTTGAATATGCCCACCACCAATGCTTTCAATGACCAATTCCTATACTCCAGTAAAAAGACTATTAAGGCAGCTGAAGATTCTTATGTACAGGAAGTGGAAGAACCTAAATATGACCCCAAGGAATTGTATGGTATTGTGGGTCCCAATTTGACCAAGAGTTTTGATGTGCGTGAGGTTATTGCCCGTATTGTGGATGGCAGCCGTTTTACTGAATTCAAAAAAATGTATGGTGAATCTTTGGTTTGTGGTTTTGCCAAACTTTATGGTCACAAGGTGGGTATTGTGGGCAACAATGGTGTTTTGTTTTCGGAAAGTGCCCTCAAGGGTGCCCATTTCATACAGTTGTGTGCCCAACGCAACATTCCTTtggtatttttgcaaaatattaccggTTTTATGGTGGGTCGCGATGCTGAGGCTAATGGCATTGCTAAGAATGGTGCTAAGATGGTAACAGCTGTGGCCTGTGCTAACGTACCCAAATTTACCGTTATCATTGGTGGTTCTTATGGTGCTGGAAACTACGGTAAGTTTATATTAATAAGCTCCCCTTTCCTAACACATTTGACTTATACGCATTTCTCTTTTGTTCAAATAAAGGTATGTGTGGTCGTGCCTACTCACCCCGCTTCTTGTACATGTGGCCCAATTCCCGTATTTCTGTTATGGGCGGCACTCAAGCAGCCAATGTTTTGGCTCAAATTACCGCCGATCAACGTAAACGTGCTGGCAAAGAGTTCACCGAAGCTGAGGCCAATAAATTGCGTGCTCCCATTATTGATATGTTCGAAAAGGAAGGCTCACCCTATTTCAGTACCTCACGTTTGTGGGATGACGGCATTATTGATCCCGCTAATACCCGTCAAGTTTTGGGTTTGAGTTTAAAGGCCGCCCTTAACAATCCCGGTAATGGCACCAAATTTGGTGTTTTCCGTATGTAGTTTTTTACGtgcatacaaaaacaaaaaaagaaaacattctgCCGGAACAAAGTGCATTTTTTTATCAATCAGGTTATAAACTGTgtgttagattttttaaaaatgaattagataaatttaaatctaaagtGAAACTGTTGCATTTATTAGTTGTAAGTAAataatttggtatatttttgtaaaatatatttaataaacatatatttttgttttgtctatGTGAAAACTTTTGTATGTATTGGATTTACAaggaagatagatagatagatagatagatagatagatagatagatagatagatagatagatagatagatagatagatagatagatagatagatagatagatagatagatagctagatagatagatagatagatagatagatagatagatagatagatagatagatagatagattgatagatagatagatagatagatagatagatagatagatagatagatagatagatagatagatagatagatagatagatagatagataaataaatagatagatagatagatagatagatagatagatagatagatagatagatagatagatagatagatagatagatagatagatagatagagagagataTCAATCGAGTTTAGCGCTAAGAAATTGTACAATTGCCAAATCTACTTAAGTAAAAAGTCCTTCAATTTGACATTAAAGTGTGAGAGCTTTGTTTTATACCAGATTTCCCTGAACAAAAACAATCAGCAGTTTAAAAATCGTTTAATTAATGTTTCCACTTTGTAACGGTTTTGTTTGGGTTGCAAATAAGGCGAATTTGTTTACGAATATTAATTAATTCGcctaaattgtaaaataaacaaatctggTAACATGGCAAGCAGTGCTACCAACCTTGTAGTTGCTTCAAAAATTTCATCAGTAGTAATGGTAATTCAGCGATTTTAATCATATAAAGTTTATTGCTAAACATGTTTATGATTGATAGAAAACATACACAAATTAACGCATTTGTTTAAGACAGATATAACCTCTGACGTCAACATGTACAAGTTCACcaatacaaaaaacaatattttaaaacaattattaaatgtgtaatttttataaaacaaattttcctaaacattaaaaatcaattatagaaaaaaaaaataaatttatagcgATTTTTTACATATCTTTCACCGGGTTCCAATTCAAAACAACATATTGTCAACACTGTTTATCAACGTCTTTTCTTCGTCAACGGTTGTTGTCGTTTTTCGCTCGCAGAACGGAATAATACGGCAAGTGAATTActacaataaaagttttttttttgaattttaacaaatcaaagaatttgtttcaattgaatttaacaactgcaacattttaatttcaatcaaaatttaatagaatttcaaagcaaagttttaaattacattgtgcttgtaaagaattttttgtGCAAATTACAGAAAAAGCCaagtttcaaaaataaaaaaaaagaacaaaaaaaattttttcttctcaTACATACATTGAGTAGTGagtgcgtgtgtgtgtttgtgtataaaaGGTGAGTCTTCTCCCGGTTTTGCATTTAAAATGATGAACGAGTAAAAGAGAAAGCAatatatgagaaaaaaattgaaaaagaaattggCAAATAGCAGAAATTgtatgattaattttttattgaagagaaaaaaagaaaaaatattgcaagcaataaaataaagataaaaaagtgttaaaatttaacagaaaaagaaaagaaataattcaaataaaaattaacaaggTGTAGTAGAGTAGTGTTTATGagtaaattaattcaatttataaaaaaaaaaaaactaaattagcCGGTTTTGTGCATTGTGTAAAAGAAAGTGttaaagaaatagaaaagaGAATTCCTTTACTTTTTTCAGCATATTGCATAGCTTTGCATAtggtttctttttttggaaTAGTTCTTTTAATTCCTGTAGTTTTAATAATGTGCTTTAGCGTATGTGTTggatgtgttttatatttcagttttttttttctttttgtggtATTTTAAAGCTGACgcatacattttataattaaaagggATGTTTGGCCATATGCATAAATatggatgtgtgtgtgtgtgtgagtacgAGTGCGAGTATAGAATTTTTCTTGTATGAAGTCTCTGTTAAAGTCGACGTCAACGTTTACGTTGCCGTagttttaaactactttaacaagaacaacaacaacaacaacataagctCTGTCAGTTATTTCCTTTTGCTGTATTTATTTGTCGTTATTACTTCtattatatgtattatttttttgccattttatttCATTGCTTGTTCTTGGCTTTGCTTACGTGCTCCCTGGGGGAGattatcttgtttttttatgttggattcttttttgtttttaagatacTTTAAGAAGACTAAATGGGTTTGGTTTTCTTCGatctttgtgtgttttttttttcgtttttatttagcatttttactttattttgttttatattttccttttcttcttaaattttgtatcttcttttgtataaatttttaaaatttcaaaaatttatagttgacctctttttatttattaaaaattcaagtaATAAAATATGACCCGGTCTAGCTCGACCACATAACACCTTACTGCATTTGTGAATTCTAGAACTATTTTCGGGAGAAGGTATTTTGAATTTATGCTGAAGAATTTTATGGATATTCTTAAACTAGCATACCCTgagtgcttcgctaccctaatttaaaataattagaaaatttcgaaagtactttttgaaaaaaaagtactaTCAAATACCTTTAATAGATTCtgtgtttctgtgttcaatattataaacaattcaaaaataataatttcaacgAATGAAAAAGTcccaaaagtccctttcagtagaTTCTTCACTAAGGttcctacattttaaattttattttcaatatcgtaaaaatatcaaaaaataccataggaaaaacgaaaaaagtacaaaaatctctctcaataaattatcatttaataagGGCCATGTGTTCCGGTTAAACATTATAAAGGATctaaacgttagcatttgaagaatagaaaaataccaaatagttcccacttccagaatattattcagtcaagaccatgtatgttaaaattaatgttcctaggttaaatattttagaaaattaaaaaagtactatttatgagataaaaagtactaaaaagttctctcttaaagaatcttattcatgtagtatgtttaataatcatgtgttttgaattcatattaaagaacatacaaagagtatcatttgaagaaagaaaaagtatcaaaaatggaatatattttacctaagtggaaagtactaataaagaataaaattttttcccttTTCGCTTagtaatatactttttcgagaattaagtttacaaaatgttccgtatttaaatctatatatcacagataaaactcaaacaattcaaatctgcattcatttgttcgaaaaaaaatgtgttttcaaaaaggcaccaaacaatttactcgaatttggtcctatataggtcTTAGTActtgaattccaaaataatataccaatagcttattttgtgtgagtaaataaactactttttgaaattttataaaaattggctcaatgagtttgaataaaataaaattttccgtttttcccctttttggtactttttttcaccagtgaaatgcaaaaattttattacaataaatattacagagctagtccttaatttaataggaataatttaataaaccgaaaaagttttcctaatgtgctaaaaaaaagtaccataaatacagttttctcttttttacacaaaaaaaaagactgaattttaataaagtacGTAACAGGTGTCTTAAAATTTAGGGAGatgttaacaaaatatttatagaaattgtattatgttaattagttcaaaagttataaagggccaaaaaaggtaccaaaatcacctttgttgcacatttttagcccttaaaagtacgaatttcaaaaaagtaccagacatccgtctgctcattttaagagtagatacaggtgcatttaaaatttttctttgtatcactaatattgtgtaagatttttaagaaaacctgttttaagccggctttacacgatcacacaagtaatatgatctgtcaaaattttgtgtagaagagtacggatgggatcgtctaaacgcaatatgtaataaaaccatcatacattgagagagaatacagatggaaaatttgacagttgtATGAccttcttcattttttgaaatgattcaaaaaacaagcaagtcgctttagatcagggatgtatttttatgtaaacacatataaaaaatgaaacagctgtttccatctgacttATACgtatggaatttcattttactttttcattagacttgtcatAAGTAAAATTTGATCGTCTGAAGGGCTCTTTACCAGTTTTTTCCCCTTTGACTTGATATGAACATACTTATGTTTGtaagtttataaactagtctatagtctagagtttagcttagtctattgattaatctatagtctagtctataatctattcgaCTCCTTAGTTTACTATCTGTCAAGAGATACATGGTTATATCAgtgtttcaaatattaaaaagaagtcATAGTACCCTCCCCTATATAGATGAAGATGTAgagcattttaaatatttaccataATAATTGTATGAGtaagaataatgaaaaaaaatgaatgtcaagaaatattatttttagttaaatattatatttagttttttatttattttaaaaaatgcgtcatctacttttaatttaataaattcttttgcaaacaattgtCATTCTACAGACTTTTATCACTCATTCGTAGTTGTAATAACAAAATCCTGCCTATAGTTTACGTCATCATCTCTTGtctattagaaaaaaacaaacaactacaaaaattttgttattagaaatatgTTCAAACGGCCGCATTTAAACATATctgtaataacaataattttattaaaaaaaaaaaaaaaaacaaaaagacctCACTGTTGTCCACCACCTCCGCTTAATATATAACTTGTATTTTGTGCCCACTTCTAGTTGTTAAATTAACTTTAAGCTTTTGctgatttgttgtttttattttatacactaagggcgagtttttcagataaagataatctacattcatagtttaaacctagtttaatatatgctttgtatcttagtttaactgagtataaTTGGCTAATTAAGCCTAAGTTATAAATGAGAAtacacaatcaacaaaaacaataaaacgaaTGAATTCggaaaaagaaaatcttaatattataattaaatagtaattttctgattttatttatcgatattattactattttttaaaaatcttacatTGCACAAAAGTGataattgcaaaaaacagctgttcattgtttatgtttatacccttcaccttcgtgagaagggtatatataagtttgtcattccgtttgtaatttctattatataattttctaccctataaactatatatattctggatccttatagatagcggagtcaattaagccatgtccgtctgtctgcctgtctgtctgttgaaatcagtttttagaggtccccagatatcggcgagatccgaatcttcaataattcagttagacatgctttcgagaagatcgctatttaaaatcagcaaaagagatcgaaaaattcttaacacacgtttttcattacattttttaaccaaagtattatttgattttttttgatcaagttacctttgaaaaacatgtcagttattatgtgtaatgtcaattatgttaatttttttgttaatctgattaaaatgagtgaccagaaaaaagtgcgtactgaaattattaaatattttcaactaaacccaacttggtcttacaaaaagttggccaatcatacaaaggtctgccgtcaaactgtttccaatgttattaaacggtaccgggagaacttgtcagttgatagaaaacctggttcaggtagaaggaatggtccacatgatgtttctaaagccaaaaaatagaacgcattttcaaaagagctcccaacacatccggtaggaaagcagctcggttagctcagtgctcggactatttggtacgaaaagttaaagctaatgcaggtttaaaaacatacaaggctcaaaaagttcctgacaagaacgctgctaaaaatttagaggccaaaaatagagcacggaaattgaagtcaagttttataaaaaaatattcttgctgcataatggatgacgaaacgtatgttctggcagatttttcgcaacttccaggtcaaaagttttatgttgctgatgctcgagggaatgttgaagaaaagtttaggacccaaaagcagacaaaatttcccagaaagttcttggtatggcaagcatatgcagttgcggcaaaagaagccaatcatttgttacaacgggctctataaataccgaaatttacatcaaggaatgtttacaaaaaaggctgcttccattcataagacttcataatgtgtccacttatttttggcctgacttggcatcctgtcactatggtaaacatgCCCTTGAGtgatacaagaacaataatgtggtatttgtaccaagagagacaaatcctccaaactgcccggagctaaggccagtggagagatattgggctcttgttaaaagagaattgaagagtacaaaaaagatgtccaaaagtgtggtagattaaaataaaaataaagctgtaagtttagtggtttcttttttataaacatatatgtatgttaagaatttttcgatctcactccttagatccataactaaaaaaaacacaatcatcgtttAAAGTTagcctaaatttgttccaagtttaatctaacagcaagttaaacctagtctaactgagtagtaagaaacctgACCTAAATGTTCAttattatgtttgtttgttttttcctcTTTCtttctatatttgtatttttgttgttgtatcatTATAACTGACATATACCGGTCCGGTTTGATTATATTGAAAACTaactataaaaatgtataaattttttgtgtCATTTTTGACCAATTGATAGTTTTATTTTGTGAATTTGTTTTAGCTTAATTTTGCAtaagaatataatattttaatgggtttttctttttaatagaaagttcTTTaacaagaaagtttttttttaatatttaacaaaaatttttagttttattaagggCGCGGCACGCCTTTGTTCAGAATATCCAATAAACATGcaatattatttgcaaactGTCCattaattttgcaatttaataaaatattgggtCAATGTAATGAATCTTCAAAAGcatatagaaaagtttgctATTACATACAGGGTTATCACAGTTAAACGTTTCAGCATTACAAAGGGAACATGTTGATAACtgtaggaaaataaaaatagagaTAGGGAAGAGTGAAAAAGAGACAGTGACAAAGAAAAAGTGAGAATGGAAGAAGGATTGTTGAGAAGGTGAAAAACCAGGCGTACTAGTTGAATAGTGAATAGTGTAAGTATTGGATTCACACCCATTTTGACAGATTAATGAATTCTATAAGACGTTCTAATTGAATATTTGACAAAACGGACAGATCAACAAAGTAAGTCGATCCAAGCGTCCGAAATAGGGCCTCCGCCAAAGCAAAACAATCACAGAGAAGATCCTTGTTTTGACAACTTCTACACAAATCGTTGAACGAAATACCAATGCGCCTACTTAGCTGCGATCTTTGAAGACCAAAAAGTTATTTAGACCTGTGTGCAAACATTTGTGGTTATAGCGCTCTAGATGTTGAGCATATGTGATCACGTGACCATTTGTCGCGAGCAATACAGAGGCAGTTTTCTGTGATCTGTTTCATTCTTGCAAGTAGTGGAATGACGCAAAACTGATCTATATCCAATCTGCTAAGCATGGTGTCAACTTTTGCCAAGGAGTCAGCAATACTATTACCAATTTGCTAAGCATGGTGGTGCCAGCCAAGGAGTCAGCAATACTATTGCCATACGAAATCTCGTGTCCCTTTACCCAAATTAGGGTGATGTTAGCCATCTCATTGAGAGACGTCCGGCatttatgaacaattttaaatgtgaaAAACACACCAATTGGAGATTTAATAGCAGCTTGACTATCAGTCTAAATTCTGATATCCAGTAGAAACTTAGCTAATTTAAGGCCATCTTTATCGCCGATATTTCAGCCTGGAGGATGCTACATTAATCATTAGGTAGGAAGGAGATTCTCGTTTCAAATTCCTCAATGAAAATGCCACTACCAACTTCATTCGCCGTCTTGGATCCCTgttagatatccgatagtaccttaGCTAATTTAATGCCTTCTTTATCGCCGATATTTCAGCCTGAAGGATGCTACATTCATCATTAGGTCGGAAGAAGATTCTCGTTCCAATTTCTTTAATGAAAATGCCACCAACAACTCCTTTCGCAGTGTTGGATCCGTCTGTGTACACTCGGAAGCAATTATTAGGCGAAAGGAGAAATTCCTGAGACTCGGAACTTTCTCACTGGAGACTTTCTTTACTGATTATTCAGTATAAGATCTCTTATCTTAGCATGGCCTTAAAGTACTGGAGTACTGTTTCCATTTACCAGTTGCACACAATCTGTCTACAGTTGTCGTAACCAATTGCCTGGCTAGAAGGTCAACCGAGAGTCATTTGAGGCGTTGTTCTCTAGCCTTTGAAGGAGACGTTCTGAGATCGCAAGTTATAAGAACCGCAGTAGTTCTTTTGACTTTTTGTCAGTTGTTTTCTAAGTGAAGCCTAAGAAGAACATTCGACACTCCACGACCTGATGATTCTTAGTGATTGTGAGAGAAGATTCTCACAAATAGGATCattaaatacatttgaaaatccCGACAACAAGTTCGACGAGTTTTGCAATTTAGGGGGAATTCGACATTGGGGTCGACGATTCCACATTTGCACAGGGCACTTGGGAGACCTTGCAGCCAAATCCCTGCCTTCGGGTGACAACAGGacagggaaaattatttttctatacagATTTATTAACTTAGCACTTGGAAACTACAAAGAGGAACCTTCTGCAAAAAAACCCTTTATTGTCATTcacttaaaataattatgtatgtatgtaaattacacattttgtcatctatctatctaaccatCCATCCAACTGTTTGTCTGCTTATAAATTCAAAGAAGTAGACGTCACAGCAGTCATACGCTACTCTAAACGTCTAccactaaataaacaaaacagatGTCACATTGCATAgtactttaaaaacaacaattgcaacaacattttgcacattttgattaattgttataaaagttaCTCTAACTCTAAATACGTGACTTAACTTTATTAGAACTCtagacaagttttttttttctacacacAAATATTATTGGTAATTGTTTGCTATCAGTAGACCGACCATCCAACTGTGTTTAAATTAAGGAAAAAGAACACTTCAATTAACTTCCATTAAGAGAAGAAAGTTATAAAGCAGGTGTTTGTATTTGGACTTTTGTCCAAATACAAATTATAGAAATGATTTGTATGTAGATTATGTTTTAAGTTAcaatttcttacttattttagttttagttgatGTGTACTTACATAAAGTTTGTTTTcatcaattttaaatcaatattcCACGTCCTACTTGTAATACCTACGAAACAGAAGTAATACATCCcacttgtaaaattttattattttttttccctttttttgtatttagttaataaaatttgaaaaggtgctgcatttgttaaattctttacaaactttgtttttgtattttctataataacatCAAGAAAAGgataaactttgttttttcttcttgtttacTTATCATGCAAAGCCGGTTGTAGAACCTGCAAAATGTGTCaagtatttagtttttagtttatgaAATGAATACACagatttttaaaagagtttattgATTTATAATAGGG
The window above is part of the Lucilia cuprina isolate Lc7/37 chromosome 6, ASM2204524v1, whole genome shotgun sequence genome. Proteins encoded here:
- the LOC111683956 gene encoding probable methylcrotonoyl-CoA carboxylase beta chain, mitochondrial gives rise to the protein MLKLNSILRSTLTAPVWRGSVRLLHVGEANILPTAVDKNSNEFKENAAEMSNLVNELRNITSEVLTGGGPKAIERHTSRGKLLARERINRLVDTGSPFLELSTLAGYQLYGDEVVNSGGIITGVGRVCGTECVIVANDATVKGGSYYPITVKKHIRAQEVAQENRLPCIYLVDSGGANLPRQAEVFPDKLHFGRIFYNQANMSAIGIPQIAVVMGSCTAGGAYVPAMADESIIVKKQGTIFLAGPPLVKAATGEEVSAEDLGGADLHCKTSGVTDHYAVDDEHALYLARQVVSNLNMPTTNAFNDQFLYSSKKTIKAAEDSYVQEVEEPKYDPKELYGIVGPNLTKSFDVREVIARIVDGSRFTEFKKMYGESLVCGFAKLYGHKVGIVGNNGVLFSESALKGAHFIQLCAQRNIPLVFLQNITGFMVGRDAEANGIAKNGAKMVTAVACANVPKFTVIIGGSYGAGNYGMCGRAYSPRFLYMWPNSRISVMGGTQAANVLAQITADQRKRAGKEFTEAEANKLRAPIIDMFEKEGSPYFSTSRLWDDGIIDPANTRQVLGLSLKAALNNPGNGTKFGVFRM